In a genomic window of Gambusia affinis linkage group LG04, SWU_Gaff_1.0, whole genome shotgun sequence:
- the LOC122829279 gene encoding SUN domain-containing protein 3-like produces the protein MLSPTGNIWSAPKEFSVYGMREPEQEWTHLGTFIYEEDGDPLQTFELPSHEKVAFSSIKLQINNNWGHPEYTCLYNVRIHGEIA, from the exons ATGTTGTCCCCGACTGGTAACATCTGGAGTGCTCCCAAggagttttctgtttat ggAATGAGGGAGCCTGAACAGGAATGGACTCACCTGGGAACCTTTATCTATGAGGAGGATGGAGATCCTCTTCAGACCTTTGAGCTACCG AGCCACGAAAAAGTGGCCTTTAGCTCCATAAAGCTTCAGATTAACAACAACTGGGGCCATCCAGAGTACACCTGCCTCTACAACGTCC